Proteins from one Lachnospiraceae bacterium KGMB03038 genomic window:
- a CDS encoding ABC transporter ATP-binding protein, with protein MSTLLQVMDVTKIYKNQPKPGLDHVSFEVKQGEFLGIMGASGSGKTTLLNVLSTIDIPTSGHIIMGKTHIEKLGQGQAADFRKNNLGFIFQEYYLLDSLTVRENIAVPLTLLHKPAQEIDRKVKELAELFGIDSQLKKYPSELSGGQRQRVAAARAMVKRPPLIFADEPTGALDSSSATELLTALTEVNHTLGTTILMVTHDPYAASYTDRILYFKDGHIISELQRHDAERRHFYEAIMQESARQDEKR; from the coding sequence ATGAGTACACTATTACAAGTTATGGATGTAACCAAAATTTATAAGAACCAACCCAAGCCCGGCCTCGATCATGTATCTTTTGAAGTTAAGCAGGGCGAATTCTTAGGCATCATGGGTGCTTCCGGTTCTGGAAAAACAACCCTTCTGAATGTTTTATCTACAATCGACATTCCGACCAGCGGCCATATTATCATGGGTAAAACCCATATTGAAAAGCTGGGACAGGGACAGGCTGCGGATTTTCGCAAAAACAATCTGGGCTTTATCTTCCAGGAATATTATCTTTTAGATAGTCTGACAGTACGCGAAAATATTGCCGTCCCGTTGACTTTGCTTCACAAGCCAGCGCAGGAAATCGACAGGAAAGTTAAGGAGCTGGCTGAACTGTTTGGAATTGACTCCCAGCTAAAAAAATATCCCAGCGAATTGTCCGGCGGCCAACGGCAGCGTGTGGCGGCAGCTCGCGCAATGGTGAAACGGCCTCCGCTGATCTTTGCTGACGAACCTACCGGCGCACTGGATTCCAGCTCCGCCACCGAACTGCTTACTGCATTAACAGAAGTCAACCACACCTTGGGAACCACAATTCTCATGGTTACGCACGATCCCTATGCTGCCAGCTATACAGACCGCATCCTTTACTTCAAAGATGGACATATCATCTCTGAACTGCAACGCCACGATGCTGAACGGCGGCACTTCTATGAGGCTATCATGCAGGAATCTGCCCGCCAGGACGAAAAGCGGTAA